TAAAACTTATTGGAATTTTCATGATCGTTCCCAACTCAATTTACATTTTGATTTAAAAAATGAACCTGTTTCCAAACAAGAACCTCATATCTTTCGTATCCCTCACGAAACCTGGACAAGTCTCAACTTATCCTCAAAAAAAGAACTGATCGATTTTCATTTAAAATTACTCGGTCATTATCCTTTATATAAATCAGGATTTGATAACTTCCATCTCCAATCGGAAGGAGAAAGAGCTTTTTTAGAAAATAAAAACTGTTTCCTATACAAATCAAAGTTTGGTGATCTGTTCATCATTGATAAAAAATCCCCAGCTTTTAAAAAAGCAGTCTCCCATCGGGAAGGAGATAACCTTTTCATTGAATGGAATCAAAACAAGTTCAAACTTTCTGATCCATCGGAAAAATACAGTCTTGGATCTTGGCACCATGGCCAAAAAATCCAAATTCGTTCAGGAAATAAGGAAATTTCCGAATGTATGAGAGAAAACGGAATTCCATTTTTCTTAAGAACCTACATTCCTATTCTCTATTTTGATGGAGAACCGATTCAAATTTTATTTTCTCTCTTTTCGAAAAGCGAAAAGAATTATCCCAAACGAATCTATCTGGAAAGGTGAGCTAGATGCACAAGTATTCTAAAGAAATACCCTTTCCGGAAACTAAATTCTTCACTTCCATTGCCAACCTTAACGAAAAGGAAGAATTGGATTCCATTCCTTCCATCGCCTTTATGGGTAGGTCCAACTCTGGGAAGTCTAGTTTACTCAACGCACTCTCTAACCACAGAGGTCTTGCTAAAGTTTCTAGAACTCCCGGTAAAACAAAACTAATTAATATTTTCCGAACCAGAGAAGGTTTTAATCTAGTCGACTTACCTGGATTTGGTTATTCAAAGGCCTCTCACAAAGAACATAAAGATATGATGAAACTTTTAGAAGGTTTCTTAAACACATGGCAAAATTTGAAAATTTTATTTATCCTTTGTGATTCACAAAGAGAATTTCCGGAAGAAGAACTTTCTACCATTGAAGTTGCCATGGAGAAAAAAATCAAACCTGTGGTGATCCGTACAAAAATAGATAAACTAAATCAAAGTGAACAACACCGAGTTCGTACGGATATGGAAACTTCAATGAATAAAATTGGCGTTCCCTTTAGAGTGTTTTATGTATCGGCTACAACAGGTAGAGGTGTTGGTGAGTTACGTGAGTTTATCGTGGAAAATATGATTCCATCAAACAAAGGTGTCTAAATAATTACCAGAATTAGATTCGGTTTGTACACTCATCATTCCAAACAAATTAGAAGTCATCATTTTACGAAAATCTGTAAGCAGGGCAAAAGTTTCTCTTAGTTGTTCTTTTACTCGGATCAGTCTTACTTCTTCTTCTAATCGTTTTTTTTCTGACTCAATTTCTTTCAATCGTTCCGCAGAATGAACATCGGTTGACGACTTTTTTGTTTTCTCTGATTCTAATCGTGTTTCGAGTTCTTTTATTTTAGATTCCAATTCTTTTTCATGAGACTTTTGCATTAATTCTTTTGGATTTAATTTACTTTTCTCTTTTGCATTGGGTTTTTTATCTTCCTCCTCTTTTAGTTGGAAAAGATCCTTTATCGACTTTCCATCTGAATAAGGAGTGAGTGTGGAATCTTCATCTGGATTTGATTTTGCACGAGTGACTGCATGTGTTTCCCCACTCACAGCCACCATCCGACCATCTCTTAATTCATAATTGATTTTTACTTGTACAGATTGTACATCTCGCCCTTTGCGGATGGCTTCATTTTTGAATTCGGCAGCATGTCCGAGTTCATGCGAAATGACATGTAAGGCGGAAAGGGATTCAGGAGCACTTTCCAATTGTCCATGACCGACATAATTCACCCGGCGATCTTTTAAAAGATCTACATTCATACGATTGAATGGGGACTCGTCGATTCTCATGGAAACCTCACCACCTAATGGGTACTTCGGTTTGTCTTTAGAAAATATTAGTAAGAAATTGAATTTTTGAAAAGCGAAAACTCTCCTGGAGGACCAGGAGAGTGAGTGAAAATTGTGACTAGAGAGGGGTTACGGGCCTGTGCGAACGCATCGGACATAATTCCTTTGTGTTTTCACTACATTTCTTTGTACCCCGTAAGACTGTCTGTCAAAGGAAATTGCATAAGCAGTTTCCCCTGGAAGGTCCTCGTGATTTGACCAAGCAGTCCAATAATCTTCTTCTTGTGTAGAAGGAAAAAATTGGAGTGTTGCCGCCCGACCAGGAATCACTAACCTTTGGTATTCGATCGCTGTGGGAACTCTCCAAGTGGCACCTAAGTAGTTACTGTTTTGGCAAGCACCATACAATTCGCTGGATCCAGCAATCCCAATGGAAGAAAAACCTTGGATCACTTGTGGAAACGCAACCGAGTTACATGCATGTGTTTTAGAATCACAAAATGCAACTTGAGCGGCCCCTGCTCGAGCGGAATCATAAGGATTGAAAATAGAGCCTTGCGGAGCCCCCAAACAATCATTAAATCCCGCACGGTATACTTGGCCATGCGTACATTTTTGCCAGACTAAATTGGCGACAGTATCAGTGATGGTTCCATTACCATTGTCACGAAGACTTTGGTTGGCGATGAGACCAGCAAACAGCTGGTTGGTTTCTTCCGGGCTTAAACCGTAGATATCTTCTACCGGCTTCATTTCACAGTTCATGAAAAAAGATAAGACCAAAAGAGCGAAACAATATTGAATTTTTTTCATAAGCTCTGCCCTCCTAAAATATATGGTTAAAGTTAATGAAAGTTTGTCTATCTTCATTCGAAATCGCATGATCAAAATAGATAACAGTTGCTTGGTTCCAAGGAATTCGTAAACCAATACCTCTAGAGTGTTTGTAGTTTTTTAGATTTGCATCTTCAGTGCGATCCCAAACACGTCCTACATCATAGAACGGAACCAATTGGAAATCAAAGTGTTGCCCACCAAATTCCGCCTCAGCGAACTTCCAACGAATTTCAAAGTTTGCAAATGCCATCGTTTGGCCTACAAAACGATCCTGTTTGTAACCACGGATGGTAGTCCTACCACCTAAACCAGATTGGTTGGTTTCTGTTCCCCACATGTTGCGGTATTCATAAAATGGAGCATCCCCATTGGTTTGGATCATCGTTCCACGCGCAGCGAGAACAAACTTTTCCAAAATTTCCGGAGGTTTGCTGGTAAACCATTGTACGGGGCTTATGAAAATACGACCTGATACCAAGTTCTTGTTGAATTCGGAAGTAGATCCAATGGCCTTTGTGGAACGTTCATGAGTGTATTCTAAAAACAATCCGCGATTGGGGTCTGGTTCAAAGTCACGAGTGTCATAAACAATCCCGGCACGAACCGTATTTGTATAACCACCGTTAATTCCCTTTATCTTTCCATCTTTATCATCGCGAGTTAACTTGGTTTCCCCTTGCGGTGTTCCAAAAGTACGATCTACATCAAGAAGTCCTAAAATTCCGTCGGCTGGACCTAACTGTGCATCGTTATACTTTCCGTCATAAGTTCGAATGATTTGTTTTGATAGACGAACACCCGTTACCGTACGAAGTGTACCTCCGAAAAAAGAGTACTCACCAGAAGTACTAAAGTTAGGATTTTCAATGTCATAACGATTGTATCTGTGATCACTTACAATAGGAGCTTCGCCAGATCCTGCATCCCCTGGACGACGATAATTCAAATTGTCTTCATAATCGGAAAAAGGAGCATTCCTTCTGATCTGACCATTGGGATCATTTCTTTCTAAATAAGAAAGGGGTTGGAGGGTATTTTCTCCTACACCAAAGAAAAGAGAGTTTGGATTTCGCTCATAGACTAAATCTGCACGGAGTCTCCACTTGGTATCGAAGATATACGGTGCATCGATACTTAACTGGTGGTAGGGAGCTCGTTTTGTCGTATTAAAATACTGAGCAAATACCCTTACACGGTAGGGAGTGTATTCAAACATGGGCGAAGTTTTCGCTCCATTGTAAAAATAAAGCACACGAGCCCCATAACCGACACCCACATTGGGATCAGAGTTGATGAGAGGAAGACCTGTAAAGTACCCACCCTCTTTTTTATTCTTAAAATCCCTCTCGCTCAGTCTCTTTTTTTCAGAGATCTCGAACGGAAGGTCGGTCCGGGGTTGACGTTCCTGACCGAAAACCCCATGAAAAAACGAAAAAAACAACAGAAGCGTAAAACTTCTTATAATATGATTGTACATTCTCTACCTATCAGCCAAAGAAACTGCCTTATGGTGGGAAGTTTGAAAAATATGTCAAATAGATTCGAAAATTTATGTTTTTTCCGGTTCGATTCTGTGTAATATGATCAGCACTTCGTCTTGTTGGACTAGATCCCCTTGCGATTTTCTAATCTCCTCTACACGGCATAGATAAGGGGCCTTAACGGCGTTCTCCATTTTCATCGCTTCCAAAATCAGAAGTGTTTCCCCTTGTTTGTGTTCCTTTCCGACTTCAGTAGAGATTTGCACTACTTTCCCTGGCATAGGACTTTTGATTTCTGGAGATGTTTGGGCTCCACCTTCATACTGCCGTTCGGCGAGTTTTCCACTCCAAGTTTCTCCTTTCCAATGAAGAAAAAGTTCATTTCTTACTTTAAGAAATTGTAATACTGATCCATCATTCATGAGAACAGATTGTAATGGATTTGTATTCGATGAGTTTGTTTTTTCTTTTACCAAATCATTCAATTGGAAGGAAAAAGATTCCAACCCCAATCGAACTCGAACAGAAAGACCGCTCACATAAACAGAAGCAGGTCCAGATTTTGTTTCAAATAAATAATCCATATTAGGCGGTTTCCTTTACCCAAGGGTTAATCGATTCTTTGGAAGTAAAAAAAGCTCCCGCTAAGGCCAATTTCAATTCCTCCTTGGTTTTGTCTGACAAAAGTTCTGATTCATTGTCTGCAATGAAGTGTGTTGATACCTTTCCCTCAGCAAATTCTTTTGTAGAAACAAGTCTTTGTAAAAATTGTAAATTTGTTTTGGGACCAAACACAATCGTTTCCGACAAACATTCGATTAGGCGGTGAATCGCTGTGATTCGATCATCTCCCCATACAATTAATTTTGCAATCATGGGATCGTAAAACATGGTGATCTCAGAGCCCGAAACAACACCTGAGTCGATACGTAAGTAATCTTTAGTAGGAAAGGATATATGGTGGATCCGTCCAGTGGATGGTAAAAAACCTTCTTTTGGATCTTCTGCATAAATTCGGACTTCCAGTGCATGTCCTTTTTGGGGAGGAGTTTGAATTTGTGGTAGTGTTTCTCCTTGGCAGACTCGAATTTGCCACTCCACTAAGTCAAGTCCCGTTGTCATTTCTGTTACAGGATGTTCAACCTGCAAACGAGTGTTCATCTCAAGAAAATAAAACTCGCCCGCTTCACCTAATATAAACTCTACGGTCCCAGCTCCTTCATATTGAACTGACTTGGCTGCCATCACTGCAGCTTCAGACATTTTGGATTTTAGTTCTGAGGAATATCTAGGGGCAGGAGTTTCTTCCACAACCTTTTGGTGTCGTCTTTGTAGGGAACAATCCCTTTCATGTAAGTGAATGATATTTCCTTTTGTATCGCCAAAAATTTGGAACTCCACATGTCGTGGATTGGTGATGTATTTTTCCAAAAGGATACGATCATCACCAAATGCAGAAAGTGCTTCCCGTTTTGCTGATAGAATACCAGGTTCTAATTCTTCGGGTGTATTGATACGTCGCATTCCTTTTCCCCCACCGCCGGCACTTGCTTTCGCCATAATG
The genomic region above belongs to Leptospira terpstrae serovar Hualin str. LT 11-33 = ATCC 700639 and contains:
- a CDS encoding acetyl-CoA carboxylase biotin carboxyl carrier protein subunit, whose product is MDYLFETKSGPASVYVSGLSVRVRLGLESFSFQLNDLVKEKTNSSNTNPLQSVLMNDGSVLQFLKVRNELFLHWKGETWSGKLAERQYEGGAQTSPEIKSPMPGKVVQISTEVGKEHKQGETLLILEAMKMENAVKAPYLCRVEEIRKSQGDLVQQDEVLIILHRIEPEKT
- the omp85 gene encoding Omp85 family outer membrane protein translates to MYNHIIRSFTLLLFFSFFHGVFGQERQPRTDLPFEISEKKRLSERDFKNKKEGGYFTGLPLINSDPNVGVGYGARVLYFYNGAKTSPMFEYTPYRVRVFAQYFNTTKRAPYHQLSIDAPYIFDTKWRLRADLVYERNPNSLFFGVGENTLQPLSYLERNDPNGQIRRNAPFSDYEDNLNYRRPGDAGSGEAPIVSDHRYNRYDIENPNFSTSGEYSFFGGTLRTVTGVRLSKQIIRTYDGKYNDAQLGPADGILGLLDVDRTFGTPQGETKLTRDDKDGKIKGINGGYTNTVRAGIVYDTRDFEPDPNRGLFLEYTHERSTKAIGSTSEFNKNLVSGRIFISPVQWFTSKPPEILEKFVLAARGTMIQTNGDAPFYEYRNMWGTETNQSGLGGRTTIRGYKQDRFVGQTMAFANFEIRWKFAEAEFGGQHFDFQLVPFYDVGRVWDRTEDANLKNYKHSRGIGLRIPWNQATVIYFDHAISNEDRQTFINFNHIF
- the yihA gene encoding ribosome biogenesis GTP-binding protein YihA/YsxC, with translation MHKYSKEIPFPETKFFTSIANLNEKEELDSIPSIAFMGRSNSGKSSLLNALSNHRGLAKVSRTPGKTKLINIFRTREGFNLVDLPGFGYSKASHKEHKDMMKLLEGFLNTWQNLKILFILCDSQREFPEEELSTIEVAMEKKIKPVVIRTKIDKLNQSEQHRVRTDMETSMNKIGVPFRVFYVSATTGRGVGELREFIVENMIPSNKGV
- a CDS encoding tRNA lysidine(34) synthetase, which gives rise to MKKGLEETGRLVRYHELKKITNQIPAIILTGHHCKDYTESIFLHLTRGGGKKAFYTLPPFDGERFLPLVFFEDKELDLLYEFVSNHMKIFEDESNKDPIYKRNRIRMDLLPILEKENWNFHKTYWNFHDRSQLNLHFDLKNEPVSKQEPHIFRIPHETWTSLNLSSKKELIDFHLKLLGHYPLYKSGFDNFHLQSEGERAFLENKNCFLYKSKFGDLFIIDKKSPAFKKAVSHREGDNLFIEWNQNKFKLSDPSEKYSLGSWHHGQKIQIRSGNKEISECMRENGIPFFLRTYIPILYFDGEPIQILFSLFSKSEKNYPKRIYLER
- the lsa25 gene encoding surface adhesin Lsa25, whose protein sequence is MKKIQYCFALLVLSFFMNCEMKPVEDIYGLSPEETNQLFAGLIANQSLRDNGNGTITDTVANLVWQKCTHGQVYRAGFNDCLGAPQGSIFNPYDSARAGAAQVAFCDSKTHACNSVAFPQVIQGFSSIGIAGSSELYGACQNSNYLGATWRVPTAIEYQRLVIPGRAATLQFFPSTQEEDYWTAWSNHEDLPGETAYAISFDRQSYGVQRNVVKTQRNYVRCVRTGP
- a CDS encoding acetyl-CoA carboxylase biotin carboxylase subunit, yielding MKPIQKILIANRGEIAVRVIRTAKKMGIKTVAVFSDPDAQSLFVQSADEAFSLGGTDARSSYLNVEKVIKACLETGADAVHPGYGFLSENTDFATKLEKHGIRFIGPKPHSIEAMGDKIGSRLLVAKNGVPVVPGYEGASQEMSVFQKEAEKIGYPIMAKASAGGGGKGMRRINTPEELEPGILSAKREALSAFGDDRILLEKYITNPRHVEFQIFGDTKGNIIHLHERDCSLQRRHQKVVEETPAPRYSSELKSKMSEAAVMAAKSVQYEGAGTVEFILGEAGEFYFLEMNTRLQVEHPVTEMTTGLDLVEWQIRVCQGETLPQIQTPPQKGHALEVRIYAEDPKEGFLPSTGRIHHISFPTKDYLRIDSGVVSGSEITMFYDPMIAKLIVWGDDRITAIHRLIECLSETIVFGPKTNLQFLQRLVSTKEFAEGKVSTHFIADNESELLSDKTKEELKLALAGAFFTSKESINPWVKETA